From one Mytilus edulis chromosome 1, xbMytEdul2.2, whole genome shotgun sequence genomic stretch:
- the LOC139504950 gene encoding PCNA-interacting partner-like — translation MRQPNIYILPDCDRTELTTDSYDSILNYVRDETCSKEPVIICCDTIKDEQHYTLTEFVMTLCRKHGILKNERVTLLSSMDQMVAVQLCLAEKNKQDIGDYDVESSTAIHQCNTLIKQKLSTCTPDIKLTQTVDDWLDRDYTQFLSNCNQVDMCDILQLLVTGFDKNENLKNDLLSTDIIVLGLPSHQIQKYMLKFLCNGRTINKITMETSLENNSNIQVLSVPTSLEEVQLNSTQEFIASKNLSITESYVKMVLQSYLELLVNTRSELALARVLNVPNRELTHEAFTELKREAKTKNMTMYQTAVSYILKIRLGGKGYAPDPSHPLLQFVKGLGEFVDLMHRLQNVIEEESNTRSACRKVVNIIKKELLRSTDTKLRQSSIETVSDRLQEQIKMVIDQTERNKMSSPDKSVSNGGSLLGRKTLTALRYITDKILTQQDQSQSIDYLCDGFSSQKTPIRFPSLLSQFRSPDENCDDEEENSDLSLSLSERLVKRQSGVSLEITQSYQASYDWALPAHHVGLPNKDDICQTNSPVVVLPSKTLAHPASASKAGLAKKVLESIRDQENIQKIQITKTFSETCKTKTVDIVTSQPTIELSSQTSDETKRNIEKGGKKRKNTESNAPAKKKSKTETKTCRRKLLPQVKGQQQLSTFFRV, via the exons ATGAGACaaccaaatatttatattctacCAGACTGTGATAGGACTGAGCTGACTACAGATAGCTATGATTCTATATTGAACTATGTAAGGGACGAGACATGTTCAAAAG AACCTGTGATTATATGCTGTGATACAATAAAAGATGAGCAACATTACACCTTAACAGAGTTTGTAATGACTTTGTGTCGTAAACATGGAATCCTAAAGAATGAAAGAGTAACCTTATTGTCGTCCATGGATCAAATGGTGGCTGTACAGCTTTGTTTGGCAGAGAAAAATAAACAG GATATTGGTGACTATGATGTAGAATCTAGTACAGCTATACACCAGTGTAATACTCTGATCAAACAGAAACTATCAACATGTACACCCGATATAAAGTTAACACAGACAGTGGATGATTGGTTAGATAGGGACTATACACAGTTCCTTAGCAACTGTAACCAAGTAGATATGTGTGATATATTACAGCTGTTAGTTACTGGGTTTGACAAGAATGAAAACCTCAAAAACGATCTTCTGTCTACAGATATTATTGTGTTGGGTCTTCCATCACATCAAATACAG aaatatatgCTGAAGTTTTTGTGCAATGGGAGaactataaataaaataacaatggaGACATCTTTAGAAAATAACAGTAATATACAAGTTTTGTCTGTGCCAACATCATTAGAAGAGGTACAACTCAATTCCACTCAGGAATTCATTGCCAGTAAAAATCTTTCTATAACAGAG TCCTATGTGAAGATGGTTCTGCAGTCGTATTTAGAATTATTGGTGAACACTAGATCTGAGTTAGCTCTAGCTCGAGTTCTCAACGTACCAAACAGAGAACTTACACATGAAGCATTCACAGAGCTTAAACGAGAGGCAAAGACGAAAAATATGACAATGTATCAG ACGGCTGTATCATACATATTGAAGATAAGATTAGGAGGTAAAGGATATGCCCCTGACCCTAGTCATCCATTGTTACAGTTTGTTAAAGGGTTAGGAGAATTTGTTGATCTGATGCATAGGTTACAGAATGTTATTGAAGAGGAGTCAAATACAAG GTCAGCTTGTCGTAAAGTAGTTAATATCATAAAGAAAGAACTGCTGAGATCAACAGATACCAAGTTAAGACAAAGTAGTATAGAGACCGTCAGTGATAGACTGCAGGAGCAGATTAAAATGGTTATTGACCAGACAGAGAGGAACAAGATGTCTAGTCCAGATAAA tcTGTCAGTAATGGTGGAAGTCTGCTGGGAAGGAAAACATTGACAGCTCTACGTTACATCACAGATAAAATACTGACACAACAAGACCAGTCTCAATCTATTGATTATTTGTGTGACGGTTTCTCCAGTCAGAAAACACCCATTAGATTTCCTTCCCTGTTATCACAGTTCAG ATCTCCTGATGAAAACTGTGATGATGAGGAAGAGAACTCTGACCTCAGTTTATCACTCTCAGAAAGATTAGTGAAAAGACAATCAGGG GTTTCCTTAGAGATAACACAATCATACCAAGCCTCCTATGACTGGGCTTTACCAGCCCATCATGTAGGTCTCCCTAACAAAGATGATATCTGTCAAACAAATAGTCCAGTTGTAGTCCTGCCCAG TAAAACTTTGGCTCATCCTGCTTCTGCATCTAAGGCAGGTTTAGCAAAGAAGGTTTTAGAATCGATACGTGATCAGGAAAATATACagaaaatacaaataacaaagaCTTTTAGTGAGACGTGTAAAACCAAGACTGTAGATATTGTAACTAGTCAACCAACAATTGAACTCTCTAGTCAGACATCTGatgaaacaaaaagaaatatagagAAAGGGGGAAAGAAACGTAAAAACACGGAATCAAATGCTCCAGCAAAGAAAAAGTCCAAAACAGAAACAAAGACATGTCGAAGAAAGTTACTACCTCAGGTGAAAGGTCAACAACAGCTGTCGACGTTTTTCCGTGTGTAA